A stretch of Aeromicrobium tamlense DNA encodes these proteins:
- a CDS encoding VIT1/CCC1 transporter family protein: MVVEEPHAAVTSQKLNWLRAGVLGANDGIVSVASLVVGVAGATNDASAIATAGTAALVGGAISMALGEYVSVSSQRDSERNLIAIEKDELREDPEGELDELAQMLQDRGISAPTALTAAKEMTEHDALAAHLEVELGLDQDDLVSPWHAAFSSAAAFTVGGLLPLLAMLLTTADWRVAVTFVAVLVALALTGTISASIGGGRKVRAAGRLVIGGALALALTYAIGQLLGTTGVV, encoded by the coding sequence ATGGTCGTCGAAGAGCCGCACGCAGCGGTCACGTCGCAGAAGCTGAACTGGCTCCGGGCCGGAGTGCTCGGAGCCAACGACGGCATCGTCTCGGTCGCCTCCCTCGTCGTCGGCGTGGCCGGCGCGACGAACGACGCGAGCGCGATCGCGACCGCCGGCACGGCCGCTCTCGTCGGCGGCGCGATCTCGATGGCGCTCGGCGAGTACGTCTCGGTCAGCAGTCAGCGCGACTCCGAGCGCAACCTCATCGCGATCGAGAAGGACGAGCTGCGCGAGGACCCCGAGGGGGAGCTCGACGAGCTCGCGCAGATGCTGCAGGACCGGGGGATCAGCGCTCCCACCGCCCTCACGGCGGCGAAGGAGATGACCGAGCACGATGCGCTCGCCGCCCACCTCGAGGTGGAGCTCGGGCTCGACCAGGACGACCTGGTCAGCCCGTGGCACGCGGCGTTCTCCTCGGCGGCCGCCTTCACGGTGGGCGGGCTGCTGCCGCTGCTCGCGATGCTGCTCACGACCGCCGACTGGCGCGTGGCGGTCACGTTCGTGGCGGTGCTCGTCGCCCTCGCCCTCACGGGCACGATCTCGGCCAGCATCGGCGGCGGGCGCAAGGTACGTGCCGCCGGGCGCCTCGTGATCGGCGGCGCGCTCGCTCTCGCGCTGACCTACGCGATCGGCCAGCTGCTCGGCACGACCGGCGTGGTCTAG
- a CDS encoding DUF456 domain-containing protein encodes MSSVVLDLLVALAILVGLVGAIVQVIPGGLVVGIAVFTWGAITGGTAGWTVAVLAAALTVGGVVLKYLIAGRYLKRRGVPNRSLLFGAVLGVIGFFVIPFVGLFIGFIGGTYLAELQRLGDPVAARKATGHAMRATGISILVELTLALLTAMAWLLALLSVRL; translated from the coding sequence GTGAGCAGTGTGGTCCTCGACCTGCTGGTCGCGCTGGCGATCCTCGTCGGCCTCGTCGGCGCGATCGTCCAGGTCATCCCCGGCGGCCTCGTCGTCGGCATCGCGGTCTTCACGTGGGGCGCGATCACCGGCGGCACGGCCGGCTGGACCGTCGCGGTCCTCGCCGCCGCGCTGACCGTGGGCGGGGTCGTGCTGAAGTACCTCATCGCGGGGCGCTACCTCAAGCGACGCGGGGTGCCCAACCGCAGCCTGCTGTTCGGCGCGGTCCTGGGCGTGATCGGGTTCTTCGTCATCCCGTTCGTGGGCCTGTTCATCGGCTTCATCGGCGGCACCTACCTCGCCGAGCTGCAGCGCCTGGGCGACCCCGTCGCGGCGCGGAAGGCCACGGGCCACGCGATGCGCGCCACCGGCATCTCGATCCTGGTCGAGCTGACGCTGGCGCTGCTGACCGCGATGGCGTGGCTTCTCGCGCTGCTGTCCGTGCGGCTGTGA
- a CDS encoding acyl-CoA dehydrogenase family protein encodes MDLSLNEDQRSFRALAREFLDKEVVPFRAEWDRVESVDTAIIPKLGQLGFLGLTIPEEYGGIGGDYVTYVLAMEELGRADSAIRGIVSVSTGLFGKSVLKFGTEEQKQRWLPGIASGKLLGCFGLTEPDHGSDAGNLTTRAVREGDEWVINGSKIFITNGTWADVALVFARTGGPGARGVSAFLVPTDTPGFEATEVTGKLGLRGQATAALSFTDVRVPADALLGEEGRGFRIAMTTLDKGRVGIAASCVGIVQGCLDATVEYSTSREQFGKPIASYQLVQDMIAEMSVDADAARLLTWRAADLIDRGETFSVEASKAKLFASEAAVKAANLAIQAFGGYGYVDEYPVQKYMRDARVMTLYEGTSQIQKLIIGRAETGISAFS; translated from the coding sequence ATGGATCTGAGCCTGAACGAGGACCAACGCAGCTTCCGCGCGCTCGCGCGCGAGTTCCTGGACAAGGAGGTCGTGCCGTTCCGCGCCGAGTGGGACCGCGTCGAGTCGGTCGACACCGCGATCATCCCCAAGCTCGGACAGCTCGGATTCCTCGGCCTCACCATCCCCGAGGAGTACGGCGGCATCGGCGGCGACTACGTCACCTACGTGCTGGCGATGGAGGAGCTCGGCCGCGCCGACTCGGCGATCCGCGGCATCGTGTCGGTGTCCACGGGCCTGTTCGGCAAGTCCGTCCTGAAGTTCGGCACCGAGGAGCAGAAGCAGCGCTGGCTGCCCGGGATCGCCTCGGGCAAGCTGCTCGGCTGCTTCGGCCTCACCGAGCCCGACCACGGGTCGGACGCCGGCAACCTCACCACCCGCGCCGTGCGCGAGGGCGACGAGTGGGTCATCAACGGCTCGAAGATCTTCATCACGAACGGCACGTGGGCGGACGTCGCACTCGTCTTCGCGCGCACCGGCGGTCCCGGCGCGCGGGGTGTCTCGGCGTTCCTCGTCCCCACCGACACGCCGGGCTTCGAGGCCACCGAGGTCACGGGCAAGCTCGGCCTGCGCGGCCAGGCCACGGCGGCGCTCTCGTTCACCGACGTGCGCGTGCCCGCCGACGCCCTCCTCGGCGAGGAGGGCCGCGGCTTCCGGATCGCGATGACCACGCTCGACAAGGGCCGTGTGGGCATCGCCGCCAGCTGCGTCGGCATCGTCCAGGGCTGTCTGGACGCGACCGTCGAGTACAGCACCTCGCGCGAGCAGTTCGGCAAGCCGATCGCGAGCTACCAGCTGGTGCAGGACATGATCGCCGAGATGTCGGTCGACGCCGACGCCGCCCGGCTGCTCACGTGGCGCGCGGCCGACCTCATCGATCGCGGCGAGACGTTCAGCGTCGAGGCGTCCAAGGCCAAGCTGTTCGCGTCCGAGGCCGCGGTGAAGGCCGCCAACCTCGCGATCCAGGCGTTCGGCGGTTACGGCTACGTCGACGAGTACCCGGTCCAGAAGTACATGCGCGACGCCCGCGTCATGACCCTGTACGAGGGCACGAGCCAGATCCAGAAGCTCATCATCGGGCGGGCCGAGACCGGGATCAGCGCCTTCTCGTGA
- a CDS encoding Gfo/Idh/MocA family protein has protein sequence MTLPVARTPDPRDAPALRWGILGAGGIAATMTTALQEGTRQQVVAAGSRDLGRARAFAGRFGIGRAHGSYEDLVADPEVDAVYVASPHSEHHDHALLAIAAGKHVLVEKAFTRNAAEADAVLEAADDAGVTCIEAMWSRFLPGYDVVRQAVLDGLVGDVRLVQADHGQLLYPDGPERLADPALAGGALLDLGVYPIHLAAMLLPDVVEVTATGTLTPLGVDEQENVTLRDASGALAALSATMSATSPTVATVAGTKARLDLQGPFFQPSTIRLVDPNDRTLDVWEPPTRDALLGLRYEAAELARCVADGTPESPLLPWSETRRVMALMDEIRSQLGVVLPGE, from the coding sequence ATGACCCTGCCCGTGGCACGCACCCCCGATCCTCGCGACGCCCCCGCCCTGCGCTGGGGCATCCTCGGCGCGGGCGGCATCGCGGCGACGATGACCACGGCGCTGCAGGAGGGGACCCGGCAGCAGGTCGTCGCGGCGGGCTCGCGCGACCTCGGCCGGGCTCGCGCGTTCGCGGGGCGCTTCGGCATCGGGCGCGCCCACGGCTCGTACGAGGACCTCGTCGCCGATCCCGAGGTCGACGCCGTCTACGTCGCCTCGCCCCACTCGGAGCACCACGACCACGCGCTGCTCGCGATCGCGGCAGGCAAGCACGTGCTGGTGGAGAAGGCGTTCACCCGGAACGCGGCCGAGGCGGACGCCGTGCTCGAGGCCGCGGACGACGCGGGCGTCACGTGCATCGAGGCGATGTGGTCGCGGTTCCTGCCCGGCTACGACGTCGTGCGGCAGGCCGTCCTCGACGGCCTCGTCGGTGACGTGCGACTGGTCCAAGCCGACCACGGCCAGCTGCTCTACCCCGACGGGCCCGAGCGGCTCGCCGACCCGGCACTGGCCGGCGGCGCCCTGCTGGACCTCGGCGTCTACCCGATCCACCTGGCCGCGATGCTGCTGCCGGACGTCGTCGAGGTGACCGCCACCGGCACGCTGACGCCGCTCGGGGTGGACGAGCAGGAGAACGTGACCCTGCGCGACGCCTCGGGCGCCCTCGCCGCGCTCAGCGCCACGATGTCGGCCACCTCGCCCACGGTGGCCACCGTGGCGGGCACCAAGGCCCGGCTCGATCTCCAGGGGCCGTTCTTCCAGCCGTCCACGATCCGGCTGGTGGACCCCAACGACCGCACGCTCGACGTGTGGGAGCCGCCGACGCGCGACGCGCTGCTGGGGCTGCGGTACGAGGCCGCCGAGCTCGCCCGGTGCGTGGCCGACGGGACCCCGGAGTCTCCGCTCCTGCCGTGGTCCGAGACCCGCCGCGTCATGGCGCTGATGGATGAGATCCGGTCGCAGCTGGGCGTGGTGCTGCCGGGCGAGTGA
- a CDS encoding lipase family protein: MRSDRSRRRAAPALVAVAIVVGLLLVARPLSAVDALVVVVVGLLAVLGAHELLTGSRLRDRLIGAGVLVASVVLALEPHWTVRVLVVVFAVVLLGEGLARVRRRRTRSELATGAGLAILGVLALAWPDVTVFVIGLVLGLRLLLFGFPRLGARVPPPVTATFVLALAVSLAAYTVVVTAIAPRPDAFYVAPDDTPRSPGLLLRAEPFVTDVPDGARAWRILYSTTRAGDEPTVASALVAVPRERLQDRPPVIAWAHGTTGFDRRCAPSLRRSRTIGAGGIEAVHAALDEGWAVVAPDYPGLGTRGVQPYLVGSGEARSVLDAVRAARRLPQLSLSNETVVWGHSQGGHAALWTAMTQPGYAPDVPLAGVAAMSPVSNPTTFLRDLGRRPVGTIFVAYALAAYSGTYPDVEPGDHVRASARLPLERIADRCLRSPTSEISLAQARVMADRFVSNSLYEGALGRRLSENDATGAMEAPVLIAQGESDRVVTLGLQDAYVRERCAAGQSLDYRTYPGRGHGDLLREGSPFVEELLAWTTDRFADQPTTTTC; encoded by the coding sequence ATGCGTTCCGACCGATCCCGCCGCCGCGCCGCCCCCGCGCTCGTCGCCGTGGCGATCGTCGTCGGCCTCCTGCTCGTGGCACGGCCGCTCAGTGCGGTCGACGCGCTGGTCGTGGTCGTGGTCGGCCTGCTGGCGGTTCTGGGTGCACACGAGCTGCTCACGGGCTCCCGCCTGCGCGACCGGCTGATCGGCGCGGGGGTGCTCGTCGCGTCCGTGGTGCTGGCGCTCGAGCCGCACTGGACCGTGCGCGTGCTGGTCGTGGTGTTCGCGGTCGTCCTGCTGGGCGAGGGGCTCGCGCGGGTCCGGCGGCGTCGCACCCGCTCCGAGCTGGCCACCGGCGCCGGCCTGGCGATCCTCGGCGTGCTGGCGCTGGCCTGGCCGGACGTCACGGTCTTCGTCATCGGGCTCGTGCTCGGCCTGCGACTCCTCCTGTTCGGGTTCCCGCGACTGGGGGCACGGGTGCCGCCGCCCGTCACCGCGACGTTCGTGCTCGCGCTGGCCGTCTCACTGGCCGCCTACACGGTCGTCGTCACGGCGATCGCGCCGCGGCCCGACGCGTTCTACGTGGCGCCCGACGACACGCCCCGCTCCCCCGGCCTGCTGCTGCGCGCCGAGCCCTTCGTCACCGACGTGCCCGACGGGGCCCGCGCCTGGCGCATCCTCTACAGCACCACGCGCGCGGGCGACGAGCCCACGGTGGCGAGCGCGCTCGTCGCCGTCCCGCGCGAGCGCCTGCAGGACCGACCGCCGGTGATCGCGTGGGCGCACGGGACGACGGGGTTCGACCGTCGGTGCGCGCCGAGCCTGCGTCGGTCCCGCACGATCGGCGCCGGCGGGATCGAGGCCGTGCACGCGGCGCTCGACGAGGGCTGGGCCGTCGTCGCGCCCGACTACCCGGGGCTCGGCACCCGCGGGGTGCAGCCGTACCTCGTCGGGTCGGGCGAGGCGCGGTCGGTGCTCGACGCGGTGCGCGCGGCACGGCGGCTGCCACAGCTGTCGCTGTCGAACGAGACGGTCGTCTGGGGTCACTCGCAGGGTGGGCACGCGGCCCTGTGGACCGCGATGACGCAGCCGGGCTACGCCCCCGACGTGCCGCTCGCGGGCGTCGCCGCGATGTCGCCGGTCAGCAACCCGACCACGTTCCTGCGCGACCTCGGCCGGCGCCCGGTGGGCACGATCTTCGTCGCCTACGCGCTGGCGGCGTACAGCGGGACGTACCCCGACGTGGAGCCCGGCGACCACGTGCGCGCCAGCGCGCGGCTGCCGCTCGAGCGGATCGCCGACCGCTGCCTGCGCTCGCCGACCTCGGAGATCTCGCTCGCGCAGGCGCGGGTGATGGCCGACCGGTTCGTCTCGAACTCGCTGTACGAGGGCGCGCTCGGGCGGCGGCTCAGCGAGAACGACGCCACGGGCGCCATGGAGGCGCCCGTGCTGATCGCGCAGGGCGAGAGCGACCGCGTGGTCACGCTCGGCCTGCAGGACGCGTACGTGCGCGAGCGGTGCGCGGCCGGCCAGTCGCTCGACTACCGCACCTACCCCGGCCGCGGCCACGGCGACCTCCTGCGCGAGGGCTCCCCCTTCGTCGAGGAGCTCCTCGCCTGGACCACCGACCGCTTCGCCGATCAGCCCACCACGACCACCTGCTGA
- a CDS encoding ABC transporter ATP-binding protein yields the protein MSDRADRAPLEELWRRYGRYRKRLVLAVVLSTVNKVADVVPELLIGAAVDVVVRGQGSFVADVLGVESRFAQLGWLAAINALVWIVESASQYFAAVTWRGLAQSVEHDLRVEAYDHAQRLDVHWHEGRPQGTTLATINDDVNQLERFLDIGAPALLQTALNILLVGAVFAVASWELLVLAFLPIPLIVFGSLWFQRRLEPLYAAVRERVADLSGLVAANLGGITTIKAFTAEDRERDRVERASADYRQANVDAIRSSAAFVPLVRMAILVGFTCTLLFGGWATLNGELEVGLYSVLVFMTQRLLWPLTEIAEMLDLYQRGRASTARILALLDEPIEVPAGTVALPSPVAGRLELSGVRAGYADGPDVLHGIDLVVPAGETHAIVGPTGAGKSSLLRLMLRFDDPRSGEVSLDGRDLRELEWESLRGSIGYVSQDVFLFAGTIAENIAYGRPGADHEAVAEAARQAAADAFIEALPDGYDTWVGERGVTLSGGQRQRLALARALLRDPAVLILDEATSAVDNETEAAIQVSLQTATRDRTAIMVAHRLSTVRHAHRIWVLDAGRIVEAGTHDELVASHGAYAALWRVQTGSVASGDRDV from the coding sequence ATGTCCGACCGCGCCGACCGCGCACCCCTGGAGGAGCTGTGGCGACGCTACGGCCGCTACCGCAAGCGGCTCGTGCTCGCGGTGGTGCTGTCCACGGTCAACAAGGTGGCCGACGTCGTCCCCGAGCTGCTGATCGGCGCCGCCGTCGACGTGGTGGTGCGCGGTCAGGGCTCGTTCGTCGCCGACGTGCTCGGCGTGGAGTCGCGGTTCGCCCAGCTCGGCTGGCTCGCGGCGATCAACGCGCTGGTGTGGATCGTCGAGTCGGCCTCGCAGTACTTCGCGGCGGTCACCTGGCGCGGGCTCGCGCAGTCGGTCGAGCACGACCTGCGGGTGGAGGCGTACGACCACGCGCAGCGCCTCGACGTGCACTGGCACGAGGGCCGGCCGCAGGGCACCACGCTCGCCACGATCAACGACGACGTGAACCAGCTCGAGCGGTTCCTCGACATCGGCGCGCCGGCGCTGCTGCAGACCGCCCTCAACATCCTGCTCGTCGGCGCGGTGTTCGCCGTGGCGTCGTGGGAGCTGCTGGTCCTGGCGTTCCTGCCGATCCCGCTCATCGTGTTCGGCTCGTTGTGGTTCCAGCGACGCCTCGAGCCGCTCTACGCCGCGGTGCGCGAGCGGGTGGCCGACCTGTCGGGCCTCGTCGCGGCGAACCTCGGCGGCATCACCACGATCAAGGCGTTCACCGCGGAGGATCGCGAGCGCGACCGTGTCGAGCGGGCCTCGGCGGACTACCGCCAGGCCAACGTCGACGCGATCCGCTCGTCGGCCGCGTTCGTGCCGCTCGTGCGGATGGCGATCCTCGTCGGCTTCACGTGCACGCTGCTGTTCGGTGGCTGGGCCACGTTGAACGGCGAGCTCGAGGTGGGCCTGTACTCGGTGCTCGTGTTCATGACCCAGCGGCTGCTGTGGCCGCTCACCGAGATCGCCGAGATGCTCGACCTCTACCAGCGCGGTCGCGCCTCGACGGCGCGCATCCTGGCGCTGCTCGACGAGCCGATCGAGGTGCCCGCGGGCACGGTCGCGCTGCCGTCGCCGGTGGCCGGCCGGCTCGAGCTGTCGGGCGTCCGCGCGGGCTACGCCGACGGGCCGGACGTCCTGCACGGCATCGACCTCGTCGTCCCCGCCGGCGAGACGCACGCGATCGTCGGACCCACGGGCGCCGGCAAGTCCTCACTGCTGCGCCTCATGCTGCGCTTCGACGACCCCCGCTCGGGTGAGGTGAGCCTCGACGGCCGCGACCTGCGCGAGCTGGAGTGGGAGTCGCTGCGCGGCTCGATCGGCTACGTCTCGCAGGACGTGTTCCTGTTCGCCGGCACGATCGCGGAGAACATCGCATACGGGCGTCCCGGTGCCGATCACGAGGCGGTCGCTGAGGCCGCTCGGCAGGCCGCCGCCGACGCGTTCATCGAGGCGCTGCCCGACGGCTACGACACGTGGGTGGGGGAGCGTGGCGTCACGCTCTCGGGCGGCCAGCGCCAGCGTCTGGCCCTGGCCCGCGCGCTGCTGCGCGACCCCGCCGTGCTGATCCTCGACGAGGCGACCAGCGCCGTGGACAACGAGACCGAGGCCGCGATCCAGGTCTCGCTCCAGACCGCCACCCGCGACCGCACCGCGATCATGGTGGCGCACCGCCTCTCCACGGTCCGCCACGCGCACCGCATCTGGGTCCTCGACGCCGGCCGCATCGTCGAGGCCGGCACCCACGACGAGCTCGTCGCGAGCCACGGCGCCTACGCCGCCCTCTGGCGCGTCCAGACCGGCTCCGTCGCCTCCGGCGACCGAGATGTGTAG
- a CDS encoding trimeric intracellular cation channel family protein encodes MNEDLFAAAEVVGIVAFAVSGGYAAVRAGMDWLGVVVLAVVVAVGGGTLRDLLLGIEPVWWVTAPGLLIVAAVTSLVVIAVASRHPQSKVDSWRIVLYADAVGLASFTVTGASIALAEDVRPWVAVVFGVITGTGGGVIRDVLVRRKPLVLVGEIYALASVAGAALYVVLRQTTVPTGAAALSAGAVVLLIRVGAIHWHWHLPRFSAPHA; translated from the coding sequence GTGAACGAGGATCTCTTCGCGGCCGCCGAGGTCGTCGGGATCGTCGCGTTCGCGGTCTCCGGCGGGTACGCGGCCGTCCGGGCCGGGATGGACTGGCTCGGCGTCGTCGTGCTGGCCGTGGTCGTCGCGGTCGGCGGCGGCACGCTGCGCGACCTCCTGCTCGGCATCGAGCCGGTCTGGTGGGTCACCGCGCCCGGCCTGCTGATCGTCGCCGCCGTCACCTCTCTCGTGGTGATCGCCGTGGCATCGCGGCACCCGCAGTCGAAGGTCGACTCGTGGCGCATCGTGCTCTACGCCGATGCCGTGGGCCTGGCCTCGTTCACCGTCACGGGCGCGTCGATCGCGCTGGCCGAGGACGTCCGGCCGTGGGTCGCCGTCGTCTTCGGCGTCATCACGGGCACCGGCGGCGGCGTCATCCGCGACGTGCTGGTGCGCCGCAAGCCGCTCGTCCTGGTGGGCGAGATCTACGCCTTGGCGTCCGTCGCCGGCGCCGCCCTCTACGTCGTCCTGCGCCAGACCACGGTGCCCACCGGCGCCGCCGCGCTGTCCGCCGGGGCGGTCGTCCTGCTCATCCGCGTCGGTGCCATCCACTGGCACTGGCACCTGCCCCGGTTCTCGGCGCCCCACGCCTGA
- a CDS encoding MFS transporter: MARTPSSTDHASRVLAARWPALAAFALLVMTTQVLWLTFAAVTPQTATHLGVSEGAVGDLAVVNAAMFVLLAIPTGRWMDRSYERALAAGALFTAVGAIVRALDPSSYAVILTGQVIMSVGQPLVLNALTKVAARHFPDREQTTAISVAAGAQYAGILVAVLTSAWLVDAGGFRLLLVSHAVLAVVAAAAVLLSLRLPAHAVDVLGRARLGELRRDPLVWKMAGLLFLGFGIYNGIATWLDSILVDFGHPGLAGPVIATMTLAGIAGAAVLPGLAAARDARRTVALGATATLAVVMVALAATQPVWLVYLGLALVGFMLMGTLPVVLDWSELHVGPTRAGTVTGMLLLAGNLGAVLVVLTVQLAIGDPTAALVVMAAWAVPGFVVAWLLPRRQGARGRA, encoded by the coding sequence ATGGCCCGGACCCCCTCCTCGACCGACCACGCCTCCCGCGTCCTCGCGGCGCGCTGGCCGGCGCTGGCTGCCTTCGCCCTGCTGGTCATGACCACCCAGGTCCTGTGGCTGACGTTCGCCGCGGTGACCCCGCAGACCGCCACGCACCTGGGCGTCTCCGAGGGCGCCGTCGGCGACCTCGCCGTCGTCAACGCGGCGATGTTCGTGCTGCTGGCGATCCCGACCGGACGCTGGATGGACCGGTCCTACGAGCGGGCGCTGGCCGCCGGTGCGCTGTTCACCGCCGTCGGCGCGATCGTGCGCGCGCTCGACCCATCCTCCTACGCGGTCATCCTGACGGGCCAGGTGATCATGTCGGTCGGCCAACCCCTGGTCCTCAACGCGCTGACGAAGGTGGCCGCGCGCCACTTCCCCGACCGCGAGCAGACCACGGCGATCTCGGTGGCCGCGGGCGCGCAGTACGCCGGCATCCTCGTCGCGGTGCTGACTTCGGCCTGGCTCGTGGACGCCGGCGGATTCCGACTGCTGCTGGTCTCGCACGCCGTTCTCGCGGTGGTGGCCGCGGCCGCGGTGCTGCTCAGCCTGCGCCTGCCGGCCCACGCGGTCGACGTCCTGGGCCGCGCGAGGCTCGGCGAGCTGCGCCGCGACCCGCTCGTGTGGAAGATGGCGGGCCTGCTGTTCCTCGGCTTCGGCATCTACAACGGCATCGCCACGTGGCTGGACTCGATCCTCGTGGACTTCGGCCACCCGGGCCTGGCCGGACCCGTGATCGCGACCATGACGCTGGCGGGCATCGCCGGCGCGGCCGTGCTGCCGGGGCTCGCGGCGGCTCGCGACGCCCGCCGCACCGTGGCGCTCGGCGCCACCGCCACCCTCGCGGTGGTCATGGTGGCGCTCGCGGCCACGCAGCCGGTCTGGCTCGTGTACCTCGGCCTCGCGCTCGTCGGCTTCATGCTGATGGGCACCCTGCCCGTGGTGCTGGACTGGTCCGAGCTCCACGTCGGGCCCACCCGCGCGGGCACGGTCACCGGCATGCTGCTGCTGGCCGGCAACCTCGGCGCCGTGCTCGTGGTGCTGACGGTGCAGCTGGCCATCGGCGACCCGACCGCGGCACTCGTCGTGATGGCGGCCTGGGCCGTGCCGGGCTTCGTGGTGGCGTGGCTGCTGCCGCGACGCCAGGGGGCCCGGGGTCGCGCCTAG
- a CDS encoding FdhF/YdeP family oxidoreductase yields the protein MTRKPLVEDPNDDGIEVTGLKDWAAGLPGVLHAMRPALSAMGVARTARLLTSINQKDGFDCMSCAWPDPGRRHSAEFCENGAKAVTWEATPLTVSREFWAEHSVDDLAGKSEYWLGQQGRLTEPVYKAPGEDHYRPVSWDEAFRLAAETLNGLDHPDQASFYTSGRASNEAAFVYQLFVRAFGTNNLPDCSNMCHESTGSALVETIGVGKSTVTYEDIPQADLIIIMGQNPGTNHPRMLSALERAKRAGASIIAINPLPEAGLIRFKNPQNARGVIGKGTKMADQFCQIRLGGDGPLLQAVIQRVLAAEDAAPGTVLDHAFIEQHTSGLDELRASVADLDEQAVLRATGLTSTEIDELARRYLAADKVIVTWAMGLTQHTQAVATIKEIVNLLLLRGHMGRPGAGASPIRGHSNVQGDRTMGIWEKMPDSFMDALAAEFGFEPPRRHGLDSVDSVRAMQRGDVRFWMALGGNFVSAISDTASAEAALRGTAMTVQVSTKLNRSHGVTGDAALILPTLGRTEIDRQASGDQFITVEDTVCAVHASRGKVDPVADTLLSEVAIISRLARATLADRQPIDWAAFEADYGTIRHHISRVVPGCEDYERKVASEEGFVLPHGPRDSRTFETATGKARFTANRFEPIELEPGRLLLQTVRAHDQFNTTIYSRNDRYRGIKSGRDVVFVHPDDLAERGIADGDVIDVYSEWPGQPDRVLRGFRAVAYPTARGCAAAYFPEANVLVPLDSTARESNTPVSKAVVVRIERAAA from the coding sequence CGACCCGGGCCGGCGGCACTCGGCGGAGTTCTGCGAGAACGGCGCGAAGGCCGTGACGTGGGAGGCGACCCCGCTGACGGTGTCGCGCGAGTTCTGGGCCGAGCACTCCGTGGACGACCTCGCCGGCAAGAGCGAGTACTGGCTCGGCCAGCAGGGGCGGCTCACCGAGCCGGTCTACAAGGCGCCGGGGGAGGACCACTACCGGCCCGTGTCCTGGGACGAGGCGTTCCGGCTCGCCGCGGAGACGCTGAACGGCCTCGACCACCCCGATCAGGCGTCGTTCTACACCTCCGGCCGTGCGTCGAACGAGGCCGCCTTCGTCTACCAGCTCTTCGTGCGGGCGTTCGGCACGAACAACCTGCCCGACTGCTCGAACATGTGCCACGAGTCCACCGGCTCGGCGCTCGTGGAGACGATCGGCGTGGGCAAGTCCACCGTGACCTACGAGGACATCCCGCAGGCCGACCTGATCATCATCATGGGTCAGAACCCGGGCACGAACCATCCGCGCATGCTCTCGGCCCTCGAGCGGGCGAAGCGGGCCGGCGCGTCGATCATCGCGATCAACCCGCTGCCCGAGGCCGGGCTGATCCGGTTCAAGAACCCGCAGAACGCACGCGGCGTGATCGGCAAGGGCACGAAGATGGCCGACCAGTTCTGCCAGATCCGCCTCGGCGGCGACGGCCCGCTGCTGCAGGCGGTCATCCAGCGGGTCCTGGCCGCCGAGGACGCCGCGCCCGGCACCGTGCTCGACCATGCGTTCATCGAGCAGCACACGTCGGGCCTCGACGAGCTGCGCGCGAGCGTGGCCGACCTCGACGAGCAGGCGGTGCTGCGTGCGACCGGTCTGACCTCGACCGAGATCGACGAGCTCGCCCGCCGCTACCTCGCCGCCGACAAGGTGATCGTCACGTGGGCGATGGGGCTCACCCAGCACACGCAGGCCGTCGCGACGATCAAGGAGATCGTCAACCTCCTGCTGCTGCGCGGGCACATGGGCCGGCCCGGCGCGGGCGCCTCCCCGATCCGCGGCCACAGCAACGTGCAGGGCGACCGCACGATGGGCATCTGGGAGAAGATGCCCGACAGCTTCATGGACGCGCTCGCCGCGGAGTTCGGCTTCGAGCCGCCGCGCCGTCACGGCCTGGACTCGGTCGACTCGGTGCGCGCGATGCAGCGCGGCGACGTGCGCTTCTGGATGGCCCTGGGCGGCAACTTCGTCTCGGCGATCTCCGACACCGCGTCCGCGGAGGCGGCGCTGCGCGGCACCGCGATGACCGTGCAGGTCTCCACCAAGCTCAACCGCTCGCACGGCGTCACGGGCGACGCCGCGCTGATCCTGCCCACGCTGGGCCGCACCGAGATCGACCGGCAGGCCTCGGGGGACCAGTTCATCACCGTCGAGGACACGGTGTGCGCCGTCCACGCCTCGCGGGGCAAGGTGGACCCCGTCGCCGACACCCTCCTGTCGGAGGTCGCGATCATCAGCCGGCTCGCCCGCGCCACGCTGGCCGACCGGCAGCCGATCGACTGGGCCGCGTTCGAGGCCGACTACGGCACGATCCGCCACCACATCAGCCGCGTCGTCCCCGGCTGCGAGGACTACGAGCGCAAGGTCGCGAGCGAGGAGGGGTTCGTCCTCCCGCACGGCCCCCGCGACTCCCGCACCTTCGAGACCGCCACGGGGAAGGCGCGGTTCACCGCCAACCGGTTCGAGCCGATCGAGCTCGAGCCGGGGCGTCTGCTGCTGCAGACCGTCCGGGCGCACGACCAGTTCAACACCACGATCTACAGCCGCAACGACCGCTACCGCGGTATCAAGTCGGGCCGCGACGTCGTGTTCGTGCACCCCGACGACCTCGCCGAGCGCGGCATCGCGGACGGCGACGTGATCGACGTCTACAGCGAGTGGCCGGGCCAGCCCGACCGCGTGCTGCGCGGCTTCCGGGCCGTGGCCTACCCGACCGCGCGCGGGTGCGCCGCGGCGTACTTCCCCGAGGCCAACGTGCTCGTCCCGCTCGACTCCACGGCGCGCGAGTCCAACACCCCGGTGTCGAAGGCCGTGGTGGTGCGGATCGAGAGGGCCGCGGCCTAG